From Bacillus clarus, one genomic window encodes:
- a CDS encoding helix-turn-helix domain-containing protein, protein MDEIKNGKSKETLFSVYTTREAEQIWGLAENTVNKWCNRGKFYENEARKSGKVWLVTRNGMNRLTSK, encoded by the coding sequence ATGGACGAAATTAAAAATGGAAAATCAAAGGAAACTCTATTTTCCGTTTATACAACAAGAGAAGCTGAACAAATATGGGGACTTGCGGAAAACACTGTTAATAAGTGGTGCAACCGAGGAAAGTTCTATGAGAATGAAGCAAGAAAAAGCGGGAAAGTTTGGTTAGTAACACGTAATGGCATGAACAGACTAACCAGTAAATAG
- a CDS encoding DUF2187 family protein, protein MERTISTIKQGDYVQFPHRKDSSLKLTGYVVNILTNTIVVDISEMILSGKYKDIDTRQVVKHGRYKKVRVRKNKAS, encoded by the coding sequence ATGGAAAGAACAATTTCAACTATTAAACAAGGTGATTATGTACAATTTCCACATCGTAAGGATTCTTCATTAAAGTTAACTGGGTATGTAGTAAATATTTTAACAAATACAATTGTTGTTGATATTTCAGAAATGATTCTAAGTGGAAAATATAAAGATATAGATACTCGCCAAGTCGTAAAACATGGCCGATATAAAAAAGTACGTGTTCGCAAAAATAAAGCTTCATAA
- a CDS encoding tyrosine-type recombinase/integrase: MDKKQHLIDVQPIRSKEQLEDMKWSLKRHCSDRDYILFLIGINTGLRVSDLLKMETSEVLKLKRKKRKEFKVKEGKTKKERIINITSIFEEVLPYAEDLKSTWLFPSRKGDKPISKIQAYRQLQKAGDFAGVESLGTHTMRKTFGYWFYKKTKDIAMLQEILNHSTPQITLRYIGINKEEKDNVLDTFRI, encoded by the coding sequence ATGGATAAAAAGCAACATTTAATCGATGTACAACCAATTCGAAGCAAAGAACAGCTCGAAGATATGAAATGGTCTCTTAAACGTCATTGTTCAGATCGAGATTACATTTTATTCCTAATTGGAATCAATACAGGATTGCGTGTAAGTGATTTACTTAAAATGGAAACGAGTGAAGTTTTAAAACTGAAGCGAAAAAAACGGAAAGAATTTAAAGTGAAAGAAGGAAAGACAAAAAAGGAACGTATCATAAATATTACATCCATTTTTGAGGAAGTACTTCCATATGCTGAAGATTTAAAAAGTACCTGGTTATTTCCTTCTCGAAAAGGTGATAAACCTATTAGTAAAATTCAAGCCTATAGACAGTTACAAAAAGCCGGAGATTTTGCCGGAGTCGAATCTTTAGGTACCCATACCATGCGTAAAACATTTGGATATTGGTTTTACAAGAAAACAAAGGATATTGCTATGTTACAAGAAATATTGAATCATAGTACACCACAAATTACCCTAAGATACATTGGTATTAATAAAGAAGAAAAAGATAATGTACTTGATACATTCCGAATCTAA
- a CDS encoding TIR domain-containing protein — MAHKAFVSYHHGNDQTRANHLRTTYGSNNTLIDRSLPAELNSNDNDYILGQIRTKHLKDSTVTIVLIGSETYKRKWVDWEIYSSLRSYGDRKINGLLGIYLPNAGKVPARLQDNIDSGYAVTMKWENISWQLTSKIDEAFNNRKNTHLINNSRVRRTNNS, encoded by the coding sequence ATGGCGCATAAAGCATTTGTAAGTTATCATCATGGAAATGATCAGACCAGAGCTAATCACTTACGTACAACATATGGCTCAAATAATACACTAATTGATCGTTCTTTACCGGCTGAACTGAATAGTAATGATAACGACTATATTTTAGGACAGATTAGAACTAAACATTTGAAAGATTCTACAGTTACTATTGTTCTTATTGGTAGTGAAACATATAAACGTAAATGGGTTGACTGGGAGATATATTCTTCATTACGTTCATATGGTGACAGAAAAATAAATGGTTTATTGGGGATTTATTTACCTAACGCTGGAAAGGTTCCGGCAAGATTACAAGATAATATTGACAGTGGTTATGCTGTAACAATGAAATGGGAAAACATTTCATGGCAATTAACTTCAAAAATTGATGAGGCATTTAATAATAGAAAAAACACGCATCTTATCAATAATAGTAGAGTAAGAAGGACTAATAATTCTTAA